The Oncorhynchus masou masou isolate Uvic2021 chromosome 8, UVic_Omas_1.1, whole genome shotgun sequence genome has a window encoding:
- the LOC135543801 gene encoding T-box-containing protein TBX6L-like, whose protein sequence is MQPESTRHVCGSQPGIRRVLQTQTGAARDQNSQNGGPCEPRPNMMTPSPPTSESYHQGNVRMTLEKADLWKSFHNLGTEMIITKHGRRMFPHCNVSLSGLLPYTNYVLMVEMVPVDNSRYRWNKGQWDMAGKAEPQLPCRTYVHPDSPTPGSYWMKQSVSFLKLKLTNHTLDQHGHIILHSMHRYIPRFSVVQADSLHSVRWGQFHYFSFPETSFTAVTAYQNTKIAKLKIDHNPFAKGFKGENTRTHSKRAKLDCEPAERGITLGTTENMVSAKEDLFSPWAIEQDPSQSHSLHTELLELHDHRQDYSTEEQMVPGPASMSSQPCRSVEHGRLPSPSSVVEDCKGRRSYESHLRDVATVPGHKTNSPGPVRDMGHTPLAQAMPQDYRMSPVHLPTSSKTYPGYLGYSYPLYGHYTTNQGMGQWSEGGTGQYPGQSLTHHLPFFTSQTLTADHGTHQRSVHHHGNTEAEWSWSQYLSLDNDQNS, encoded by the exons ATGCAACCAGAATCCACCAGG CATGTGTGTGGATCTCAGCCGGGGATCAGGAGGGTGCTCCAGACCCAGACAGGGGCCGCACGGGATCAGAACAGCCAGAATGGAGGGCCCTGCG agccgAGGCCCAACATGATGACCCCGTCCCCCCCTACATCTGAATCCTACCACCAAGGCAACGTCAGGATGACCCTGGAAAAGGCTGACCTCTGGAAGTCCTTCCACAACCTGGGGACTGAGATGATAATCACCAAACATGGCCG GAGGATGTTTCCCCATTGCAACGTCAGTCTATCTGGACTCCTACCCTATACCAACTATGTCCTCATGGTGGAAATGGTTCCGGTGGACAACTCCAGATACAGG tgGAATAAAGGCCAGTGGGACATGGCTGGGAAAGCCGAGCCCCAGCTCCCCTGTCGGACGTACGTGCATCCAGACTCCCCCACCCCGGGCTCCTACTGGATGAAACAATCTGTGTCCTTTCTCAAGCTCAAACTCACCAACCACACACTGGACCAGCACGGCCAT ATCATCCTGCACTCTATGCATCGCTACATCCCACGCTTCTCTGTGGTCCAGGCTGACAGTCTGCACAGTGTGCGCTGGGGACAATTCCATTACTTCTCCTTCCCTGAGACCTCCTTCACTGCAGTCACGGCCTACCAGAACACTAAG ATCGCTAAACTGAAGATTGACCACAACCCCTTTGCTAAAGGATTCAAAGGGGAGAACACCCGTACTCATAGCAAGAG GGCAAAATTAGACTGTGAGCCAGCAGAACGGGGGATAACCTTGGGAACAACGGAGAACATGGTGTCGGCTAAGGAGGATCTCTTCTCCCCCTGGGCCATAGAACAGGACCCGTCCCAGAGCCACAGCCTGCACACTGAACTACTGGAGCTCCACGACCACAGACAGGACTACAGCACCGAGGAGCAGATGGTGCCTGGCCCTGCATCTATGTCCTCCCAACCATGCAG ATCTGTTGAGCATGGCAGACTTCCATCTCCATCTTCTGTAGTGGAGGATTGCAAAGGCAGGCGCAGCTATGAGTCTCACCTCCGTGATGTAGCCACTGTCCCTGGGCACAAGACTAACAGTCCTGGCCCTGTCAGGGACATGGGACACACCCCCTTGGCTCAAGCTATGCCCCAGGACTATAGAATGTCACCTGTCCATCTGCCCACGTCCTCCAAAACCTACCCTGGGTACCTGGGTTACAGTTACCCCCTCTATGGCCACTACACTACTAACCAGGGCATGGGTCAGTGGAGTGAGGGTGGTACAGGACAGTACCCTGGACAGTCCTTGACTCACCACCTGCCCTTCTTCACCAGTCAAACACTGACTGCAGACCACGGCACCCACCAACGCAGCGTCCATCACCATGGCAACACAGAGGCAGAGTGGAGCTGGAGCCAGTACTTGAGTTTGGATAATGATCAGAATAGCTGA